In Candidatus Sodalis pierantonius str. SOPE, one DNA window encodes the following:
- a CDS encoding IS5-like element ISSoEn1 family transposase has protein sequence MAKQKFKITNWPAYNNALRQRGDMTVWLDESAIAAWTESTPPEHRGRPLHYTDMAITTVLMIKRVFNLSLRALQGFVDAIFKLMGLSLRCPDYSLVSRRAKTVDISIKTPTRGAHLVIDGTGLKIFGEGEWKVRQHGAERRRVWRKLHLAVDSATHEIICADLSLSGTTDAQALPGLINQTHRKIREASADSAYDTRYCHDALLRKKIKPLIPPRSGAQYWPARYHERNHAVANQHLSGNNDTWKKKVGYHRRSLAETAMFRFKTLLGGHLSLHDYDAQVGEAMAMVKALNRITLLGMPNSVRIM, from the coding sequence ATGGCAAAGCAAAAGTTTAAAATTACCAACTGGCCCGCATACAACAATGCGCTCAGGCAGCGGGGGGACATGACAGTATGGCTTGATGAGTCAGCCATTGCTGCATGGACTGAGAGTACACCACCTGAACATCGTGGCCGGCCGCTTCACTACACCGATATGGCCATTACCACGGTTCTGATGATAAAGCGCGTGTTTAACCTTTCGCTCCGGGCGTTACAGGGTTTCGTTGACGCAATTTTTAAACTGATGGGGCTGTCGCTGCGCTGCCCAGATTACTCTCTGGTCAGCCGGCGAGCAAAAACCGTCGACATCAGCATAAAAACGCCAACCCGCGGCGCACACCTGGTCATCGATGGCACCGGCCTGAAAATCTTCGGCGAAGGCGAATGGAAAGTCAGGCAGCATGGGGCTGAGAGGCGCAGAGTATGGCGCAAGCTTCATCTGGCAGTAGATAGCGCGACACATGAAATTATCTGTGCCGATTTATCGCTAAGCGGTACGACAGATGCGCAGGCGCTGCCCGGGCTGATTAACCAAACCCACCGGAAAATCAGGGAAGCGTCGGCTGACAGTGCTTACGATACGCGTTACTGTCATGATGCTCTGCTGAGGAAAAAAATAAAGCCGCTTATCCCACCGCGAAGTGGTGCGCAATATTGGCCAGCTCGATACCATGAGCGTAACCATGCGGTGGCAAATCAGCATCTGAGCGGCAATAACGATACCTGGAAAAAGAAAGTAGGTTATCACCGGCGTTCACTGGCTGAAACGGCCATGTTCCGGTTTAAAACACTTCTGGGTGGTCATCTGAGTCTGCATGACTATGACGCGCAGGTAGGTGAGGCTATGGCAATGGTCAAAGCGCTTAACCGGATCACGCTGTTAGGAATGCCAAACAGCGTCCGCATCATGTAA
- a CDS encoding molecular chaperone: MSIFFRRLGGVILPVMLLATPLFSAKAALILDGTRLIFPAGEQSASIVVENPTDDDYLMQSWLENSAGKPQENLMVEPPVAQIKAHHKVTLRINVVDPKVRQGSSEKLFWLNVKEIPKVDTNDASSDLLLATLC; encoded by the coding sequence ATGTCTATCTTTTTTCGTCGACTCGGTGGCGTTATTCTGCCGGTCATGCTGTTAGCTACGCCTTTATTCTCAGCCAAAGCCGCATTGATCCTCGACGGCACGCGGTTGATTTTCCCCGCCGGCGAACAATCCGCCTCCATCGTGGTAGAAAACCCTACCGATGATGATTATTTGATGCAAAGTTGGCTGGAGAACAGCGCGGGCAAACCACAAGAAAATCTGATGGTGGAGCCGCCGGTAGCGCAAATAAAAGCGCACCATAAAGTCACGCTGCGTATAAATGTTGTGGATCCCAAAGTGCGTCAAGGCAGCAGCGAGAAATTATTTTGGCTTAACGTGAAAGAAATCCCCAAAGTTGATACTAATGATGCCAGCTCCGACTTACTGCTAGCGACGCTTTGTTGA